TGAAGGGGTACTCCAGGGGCCCCTCTCGACCTCCGAAGCAGTTGGGTCGCTCCTGGGCCTCCAGCGGCTCGACCGGGCACCCGGAAGCGGAGCTGGAGACCCCGGTAGGGACCCACCCGCGAGCGCGGAGTGTTCGGCGCTCGGGTGGTGGGTAGCAGCACTCTGCGCATCCGCACCCCGCTCCCTAACCCTGCCCCCTCTTACTTTTCACATTTTCGGGTCCAGGGCCGTAGGCAACCATGGCGCCCAGCCGGAATGGCATGATCCTGAAGCCCCACTTCCACAAGGACTGGCAGCGGCGTGTGTCCACGTGGTTCAACCAGCCGGCGCGGAAGATACGCAGGTGAGGCTCTCTTGGCCCAGCGCGCGGGGCTCACGGTCACATGATGACATTCTCCGGAATCGCTGCACTGCCGTGATGAAAGATCATTTGAACCCTTTTCCGGCTGATGACCGTGGGCGTCTGGGGGGTTTGGGGTGGAAGCAGCTGCAAGCGGGGTTGGGGAAACCGCATACCACCCTGCAGCGCGATGACTGCTGCCCGCCTTCTCTCCTACCAGGCGCAAGGCACGACAAGCTAAAGCCCGCCGCATCGCCCCGCGGCCCGCGTCCGGCCCCATCCGGCCCATCGTGCGCTGCCCCACGGTGCGCTATCACACCAAAGTCCGTGCAGGCCGAGGCTTCAGCCTGGAAGAGCTGAGGGTGAGTGGTCCAAAAGTGTGTTGTGGGAAAGCCCTTTCGCCCGGTCACGTGATGACAATCTCCGGAATCGCTGTACTGCTTTGATGAAAACTTCGTTGAACCCTTTTCCATCTGACGACCTTGTGCTGTTGGGCTGGCTCAAAGGTGGCAGAACCCACAGAGTCTCACCTCCCTGTTCCTCTTGCCTGGCAGGTGGCCGGCATCCACAAGAAGGTGGCTCGCACCATCGGCATCTCCGTAGACCCCAGGCGGCGGAACAAGTCCACGGAGTCCTTGCAGGCCAATGTGCAGCGGCTGAAGGAGTACCGCTCCAAGCTCATCCTCTTCCCTAGGAAGCCCTCGGCCCCCAAGAAGGGAGACAGCTCTGTGAGTCCTGAGGGTGGGCCTCCTGGAACCAGGGGTGCTGTGGTGATTGCTTTATTCCATGCTACTGAGGACCGGCCATGCTAGCCGGGTTTCACGCTGAGCAAAAGGGATCCATTTAAGGAGGAGAGAGTTCCTTGTTAATCACTCACACTGCCCTCTTCACTATTTACCTTGGACTAACCTTATTTGGCAGGAGCACATAAGTACTTACTCTGTCCGAGCCAGTG
The sequence above is drawn from the Tenrec ecaudatus isolate mTenEca1 chromosome 18, mTenEca1.hap1, whole genome shotgun sequence genome and encodes:
- the RPL13 gene encoding large ribosomal subunit protein eL13, producing the protein MAPSRNGMILKPHFHKDWQRRVSTWFNQPARKIRRRKARQAKARRIAPRPASGPIRPIVRCPTVRYHTKVRAGRGFSLEELRVAGIHKKVARTIGISVDPRRRNKSTESLQANVQRLKEYRSKLILFPRKPSAPKKGDSSAEELKLATQLTGPVMPIRNVYKKEKARVITQEEKDFKAFASLRMARANARLFGIRAKRAKEAAEQDVEKKK